From Proteus vulgaris:
AGAATGAGGGAACGGCCAAGGTTGAGAGGATACGTAGCGAATATTACGAATACGAATATTACTTTCTTCAAATACTTCGCGAGCGACGGCCTCTTCTAAGGTTTCACCAACCTCAACAAAACCAGCGAGCACAGTATAAAGAGGGGAATGCTTATGCCTAACATGATGTGCGAGTAAAATTTTATCTTCATGACGAATACCCACAATAATACAAGGGGCAATCTGTGGGTAATAACGTTCATGACAGTTATCGCATAAACAAGCCCATTCACTCTCACTATGGCGCATTTTAGAACCACAATAGCCACAAAAACGATGAGAACGATAAAACTCTGCTAACTGAACACCACGACCCACTAGTTTAAATAAATTCTCATCTTGCGAGGCGATAAGCCTTGGCGAACACATATCGTTATCCATTTTTCCATGAATAAGCCAAACAGTTTCACCCTGCCATTCACCAACAATTTTGGCGTGTTGACCAACTAGCTCCCAATCCTTTGCAAAACCAAAAGGGAGTTCACCTTTCGGTAACCACACTCGCCCACCGAGGCTGACTGTCCACCAGCCTTTCTCTGATCCCGTTAACGTATATAAATGCATAATGATAATTCTATCCAAAATAATGATATAGAATTAAGGATACTCTCTTTAGTAAGACCCTCTCAATGTATTATGATTATTCTCTATAATTTATTAACATTCAAAAGGGGTTTCATAAATTTTATTTATAATAAAGGAATGCTAATATGACTGATAAAACCCAAAATAAAATTGCGATTTTTGATTTAGATGAAACGCTTTTAGCGGGTGATTCTAGTCGTTTATGGACACGTTATTTATGGGATAAAAAAATAGTCACTGATCCTCATTTCCTAAAACTAGACGAACAAATGATTGCAGACTATTACGCCGAAAAGCTGGATATAAACCAATATCTTTTTCAACATCTAGCATATTTTAAGCATCATAATATAGATAAAATAAATCATTGGATTAATGACTTTACTGAAACAAAAATTCAGCCTCTGCTTTACCCACAAGGAATATCAATAATTACACAATATCGGCAGCAAAATATTCCCGTTATGATTATTTCAGCAACAATGTCCTTTCTCGTTCACGCTATTGCAAAACAACTCAATGTGGATGTTTCAATGGGTATTGATATGCAAATTAAGGACAATCATTACACTGGATTTATTGAAGGTATTCCTACCTTTCGAGAAGGAAAGGTTGAGCGTTTAAATCAATGGAAAGAAGCCAATAACATTAATAGTTTTTATGTTTGTTTCTATACTGATTCATCTAATGACCTTCCATTATGTTACCAAGCGGATCGTGTTATCGCAGTTAATGCAGATAAAAAATTAACTCAAGTTTCGGATGAAAAAGCGTGGGAACAGCAACATTGGAATTTA
This genomic window contains:
- a CDS encoding HAD family hydrolase, yielding MTDKTQNKIAIFDLDETLLAGDSSRLWTRYLWDKKIVTDPHFLKLDEQMIADYYAEKLDINQYLFQHLAYFKHHNIDKINHWINDFTETKIQPLLYPQGISIITQYRQQNIPVMIISATMSFLVHAIAKQLNVDVSMGIDMQIKDNHYTGFIEGIPTFREGKVERLNQWKEANNINSFYVCFYTDSSNDLPLCYQADRVIAVNADKKLTQVSDEKAWEQQHWNLNK
- the nudC gene encoding NAD(+) diphosphatase: MHLYTLTGSEKGWWTVSLGGRVWLPKGELPFGFAKDWELVGQHAKIVGEWQGETVWLIHGKMDNDMCSPRLIASQDENLFKLVGRGVQLAEFYRSHRFCGYCGSKMRHSESEWACLCDNCHERYYPQIAPCIIVGIRHEDKILLAHHVRHKHSPLYTVLAGFVEVGETLEEAVAREVFEESNIRIRNIRYVSSQPWPFPHSLMMGFLADYDGGELRHDPSELTSAAWYRYDQLPQIPPPDTIARRLIEDTIANIRQDKEKN